The Paenarthrobacter aurescens region AAAGGTTTGGAAACCATGAGGATTCTGGTGTGGCACGTCCACGGCGGATGGATGGAGGCATTCGTCCGCGGCCGGCATGAGTACCTGCTGCCAAAATCGTCCGACGGCGGCGCGTGGGGTTTGGGGCGAGGTGGCCGTGAGTGGCCCGCCGCCGCACAGGAAGTGGATCTGGAAAGCCTGGACCCGGGCAGCGTTGACGCTGTTGTCCTCCAGCGTCCTGAAGAAATCGCCGCCGTAGCCCGCTCACTGGGCCGCCGCCCGGGCGTTGACCTCCCCGCTGTGTACCTCGAACACAACACACCCAAGGGCGATGTCCCCTTTACCTTGCACCCGTTGGCGGACCAGAGCACCATCCCCGTTGTTCACGTGACCCACTTCAACCAGCTCTTCTGGGACACGGGCACGGCAACCACCACGGTGATCGAACACGGCATCCCGGACCCCGGACGCCTGTACACCGGTGAGCGGGAAGAGATGGGCGTAGTTGTCAACGAACCCGTCCGCCGCGGGAGGGTCACCGGGACGGATCTCCTCCCCGGATTCGCCCGCGTGGGGCCGTTGCGTGTCTTCGGCATGGGAACGGAGGCTCTGCCGGAAGCGCTGAACCTGAAGGGATTGGGCCTCAGCGAGGAACGGCTCCGCATTGCCGGGGACGTCCCGGCACCCAAACTCCACCCGGAACTGGCCCGCTGCCGGTTGTACCTCCACCCTCTCCGCTGGACCTCACTGGGGCTGGCACTGCTTGAAGCCATGCATCTTGGCATGCCCGTCCTGGCACTGGCCACCACTGAGGCGAGCCGCGCCATCCCGCACGGCGCGGGGCTGGTCTCCAACGACGTCGAGGATCTCCAGAGGTTCGCCCGGCGGCTCTTGGATGACCCCGACGACGCCTACGCCATGGGCATGGTGGCCCGTGAGGCGGCCCTGCAACGGTACGGGCTGGACAAGTTTCTTCGAGCCTGGGACGAACTCCTGGCCGAACTGCCACAGGGCAACCGTCACGACCCCGGCACGCGCCACGACCACAACGCCCGCCATGACCACAACGCCCGCCATGACACTGAGAGGACGCACCCATGAAAATCTCCATGGTCTCCGAACACGCCAGTCCGCTGGCCGCCTTGGGAGGCGTTGACGCCGGAGGGCAAAACGTCCATGTTGCTGCGCTTTCATCGGCTTTGGCAGATCGCGGCCATCAGGTCACGGTGTACACGCGGCGTGATGACCCCGATCTACCAGGGCATGTGCACGTTGGCCCCGGGCTCACAGTGGTTCACGTGGAGGCCGGCCCGGCACGTCGGATTCCCAAGGATGACCTCCTGCCGTACATGGGAGAGCTTGCTGACGGGATCTGCGCGGATTGGGCAGGCGATGTTCCTGATGTGGTGCACGCCCACTTCTGGATGTCCGGGCTTGCTGCCATCCAGGCCTCCCGCAGGGCAGGAGCTGCCGGCCCCGTTCCCGTAGTGCAGACTTTCCACGCCCTGGGTTCGGTAAAACGCAGGCACCAAGGCGCTGCTGACACCAGCCCACCGGCCCGGGAATGGCTGGAGCCGTGGGTGGGGCGCACCGCCGATTGGGTCATTGCCACCTGCCCGGATGAGGTCTTTGAACTCAAAGCACTGGGCATCAGCCGATCCAAGATTTCCATCGCGCCCTGCGGCGTGGACCTCACCCTGTTCCCTGGAACGTCCGACGCCGAACCCAAGACCCGCACGCACCGGATCCTCAGTGTGGGACGCCTCGTGCAACGCAAGGGCGTGGACCTCATCATCCAGGCTCTGCCGCTCCTGGCGGAGGCGGGTTTCAACGATGTTGAACTGCTGATTGTGGGCGGTTCCGGTGACGCCCTGAACCTCGAAGAAGATCCCGAGGCACAACGTCTCAGAGCCATGGCGAAGGAACTTGGGGTGGAGGACAAGGTGACCATGAGGGGGCAGGTCCCGCGTGATGCCATGCCCGCCATTTTCCGGAGCGCCGACGCCGTGGTGTGCACGCCCTGGTACGAGCCGTTCGGCATTGTGCCCCTTGAAGCCATGGCCTGCGGAGTGCCCGTGGTGGCGGCGGCTGTAGGCGGGCTCAGGGAAACGGTGGTGGATCAGAAAACGGGGCTGCATGTCCCGCCCCGTGACCCCGAAGCACTGGCCGACGCACTGGGGAAGTTGCTGGCTGATCCGGCCCTTCGAGCAGACATGGGCCGGGCGGGAGCACGGAGGGCACGCTCCCGCTACTCCTGGGAACGCATTGCAGCGGACACCGAGAAAGCCTACCGATCCGTTCTGGCGGCCGGGCTTTCCCGGCAAGCCGAGCGTTTGGAACCACTGGAAGGAACAGCGCTGTGACTACTAAGGGAACTGTGACTGCTGAAGGCTCCGTGACCCTCAAAACCGCCCCTTCCTCCGCCGCCCCGAACAGCGTTCCGGCACGATGGACTCCCGATCCCGCCGACTCCAACCACACCGCCGAGGTCACCAAGCACTTGGACAACGTCCTTCCCGCACTGGATTCCCTGCGCTCGCAGTCCGGACTTCTGTCCGAATGGGGAACGGTGCTGGCCAAGAGGCTGCTCTCCGGGCAACGCCTGCTGGCAGCAGGCAACGGCGGATCAGCAGCTGAGGCACAACACTTCACGGCGGAGCTGGTGGGCAGGTTCGATGAAGAGCGCGCACCCTTTTCCGCAATCTCCCTCCATGCAGAGTCCTCCGCAGTCACCGCACTCTCCAACGACTACGGCTATGAAGAGGTCTTCGCACGTCAGGTCAGGGCACACGGCCGAGCCGGTGATGTCCTCATCCTCCTGTCCACCAGTGGCCGCAGCCCCAATCTGCTCAAAGCGGTGCGTGCCGCGAAGGAACGCGGAATCACCACGTGGGCACTCACCGGTGCCGGTCCCAACCCGCTGGCTGACGCCTGCGATCAAGCCGTCACCGTTGACGCCATCTCCGCAAACGCCCAGGAAGGACACCTCATCGCCATCCATGCCGTATGCCGGGCCTTTGACGCAGAGGTAGCCCGGCGGGCCGGCTCAAACTCTGTTGGGGGCGGGCAGCCATGAGAATCACGGTAGTGGGGGACGTCCTCCTTGACGTGGACATCAACGGGGCCGCAACCCGGCTCAGCCCCGACGCGCCGGTGCCGGTGGTGGACGTCGCCGACGTCCGGCGTCGTGCAGGTGGTGCCGGGCTGGTAGCTACCGTGCTCGCGCAGGACGGTCATGACGTTGCTCTGGTCACCGCCCTCTCCGACGACGACGGCGCAAGCCACCTCCGGCGGGCACTGACAGGTGTGGCTGTGCTTGCGGGCGCCCCGCTGGCCCCTACGCCTACCAAGACGCGCGTGCGCATAGGCACACATCCCATGGTCAGGTTCGATCAAGGGTGCGCCCCCGCCCCCGTCCCGGCCACCACCGAGCACATGCTCGCAGCAATAGCCTCAGCGGAGGCAATTGTGGTGGCTGACTACGGCAGGGGAATCACAGCCAACCCCCACATCCGCGCCGCGCTCGCAGAAGCCGCCAAACGCGTGCCCGTGGTGTGGGATCCGCATCCTGCCGGTTCCCAACCCGTTGCGGGAGCCGCGGTTGTCACGCCCAACCTCGCCGAGGCACTGACCTCAGCGAAAGCGGGCGGCTTGGATCCGGCCCGGACAGGGGCTGAAGAAGCCGGCCGGTACTTGCTCGAAAAGTGGGGGAGCACCGCCGTTCTGGTGACCAGGGGTGAAGACGGGGCACTCCTGCTCTCAGCCGATGAGTGGGCGCAGGGCATCCCCGCTCCCAGGACCAACGTCAGTGATCCCTGCGGAGCAGGTGACCGACTGGCCGGCAGCCTCGCCCTGCATTTGGGCCGGGGGCTTGGCCTCGTTCAGGCGGCAACCAAGGCCGTGGAGGATGCATCAGCATTTCTCGCCGCGGGCGGAGCAGCATCGCTGGCGGTGGTGGAAGACGCGCCCGGCCCGGCAACCGAGCCCAGCCCGGCAACCAAGGTGAGTCCGGCAACCAAGGTGAGCCC contains the following coding sequences:
- a CDS encoding glycosyltransferase, translated to MRILVWHVHGGWMEAFVRGRHEYLLPKSSDGGAWGLGRGGREWPAAAQEVDLESLDPGSVDAVVLQRPEEIAAVARSLGRRPGVDLPAVYLEHNTPKGDVPFTLHPLADQSTIPVVHVTHFNQLFWDTGTATTTVIEHGIPDPGRLYTGEREEMGVVVNEPVRRGRVTGTDLLPGFARVGPLRVFGMGTEALPEALNLKGLGLSEERLRIAGDVPAPKLHPELARCRLYLHPLRWTSLGLALLEAMHLGMPVLALATTEASRAIPHGAGLVSNDVEDLQRFARRLLDDPDDAYAMGMVAREAALQRYGLDKFLRAWDELLAELPQGNRHDPGTRHDHNARHDHNARHDTERTHP
- a CDS encoding glycosyltransferase, which codes for MKISMVSEHASPLAALGGVDAGGQNVHVAALSSALADRGHQVTVYTRRDDPDLPGHVHVGPGLTVVHVEAGPARRIPKDDLLPYMGELADGICADWAGDVPDVVHAHFWMSGLAAIQASRRAGAAGPVPVVQTFHALGSVKRRHQGAADTSPPAREWLEPWVGRTADWVIATCPDEVFELKALGISRSKISIAPCGVDLTLFPGTSDAEPKTRTHRILSVGRLVQRKGVDLIIQALPLLAEAGFNDVELLIVGGSGDALNLEEDPEAQRLRAMAKELGVEDKVTMRGQVPRDAMPAIFRSADAVVCTPWYEPFGIVPLEAMACGVPVVAAAVGGLRETVVDQKTGLHVPPRDPEALADALGKLLADPALRADMGRAGARRARSRYSWERIAADTEKAYRSVLAAGLSRQAERLEPLEGTAL
- a CDS encoding SIS domain-containing protein, which translates into the protein MTAEGSVTLKTAPSSAAPNSVPARWTPDPADSNHTAEVTKHLDNVLPALDSLRSQSGLLSEWGTVLAKRLLSGQRLLAAGNGGSAAEAQHFTAELVGRFDEERAPFSAISLHAESSAVTALSNDYGYEEVFARQVRAHGRAGDVLILLSTSGRSPNLLKAVRAAKERGITTWALTGAGPNPLADACDQAVTVDAISANAQEGHLIAIHAVCRAFDAEVARRAGSNSVGGGQP
- a CDS encoding PfkB family carbohydrate kinase; this translates as MRITVVGDVLLDVDINGAATRLSPDAPVPVVDVADVRRRAGGAGLVATVLAQDGHDVALVTALSDDDGASHLRRALTGVAVLAGAPLAPTPTKTRVRIGTHPMVRFDQGCAPAPVPATTEHMLAAIASAEAIVVADYGRGITANPHIRAALAEAAKRVPVVWDPHPAGSQPVAGAAVVTPNLAEALTSAKAGGLDPARTGAEEAGRYLLEKWGSTAVLVTRGEDGALLLSADEWAQGIPAPRTNVSDPCGAGDRLAGSLALHLGRGLGLVQAATKAVEDASAFLAAGGAASLAVVEDAPGPATEPSPATKVSPATKVSPVVELKGLELLDPGELEPDGIRLAQAVRSRGGTVVATGGCFDLLHAGHARTLAAARSMGDCLIVYLNSDESVSRLKGAHRPIVSVEDRAELLLALECVDAVVVFGEDTPEACLREIRPDIWVKGGDYTPEELPEARLVSGWGGRCVTVPFHPARSTSGLAAALAKVS